The Daucus carota subsp. sativus chromosome 2, DH1 v3.0, whole genome shotgun sequence genome includes a window with the following:
- the LOC108205594 gene encoding serine/threonine-protein kinase STY46, with protein MSAALECWSSRASTDEDMVEQVLMRTQHRSESLNDAVLSSAVSPGGAAGFKETSAMQKRIQRLSRNVSEAIASLKNSLNLDSPGPSGRVENCRKNVWAGVVRNLTQLYPGSQLPEKLVSNIRKHYDSLPLSYAQAGFEMKDVFLHIKLIEQASVQDHPAILIQEVSDDEVQGSVFKLVFACTSSLSWPTMSGALDNASICCKKIQIFEKKGFTLGIVLVLVQSGQEKLFKNRIDSALKLGLKKPKNSGMKLPFGLCGCQEESTRGRELGVGEVDEDSGESRNGSENSNSRVQLQLPLSNSAFVVSVDEWQTVESGGDEIGRWLLNPDNLEFMDQIGSSTYKGLYKGKKVGIEKLKGCDKGNSYEFEIRKDLLELMTCGHKNILQFCGVCIDDNHGLCVVTKLMEGGSVHDLMLRNKKLQNKEIVRIAADVAEGIKFMNDHGVAYRDLNTHRILLDRHGNACLGDMGVVAACKSVTEAMEYETDGYRWLAPEIIAGDPESVTETWMSNVYSYGMIVWEMVTGEVAYSAYSPVQAAVEIAACGLRPDIPKDCPQLLRALMSKCWNNCPSKRPHFSDILSILTRPVNNGNNTNR; from the exons ATGTCCGCCGCCCTAGAGTGCTGGTCAAGCCGCGCCAGCACCGACGAAGACATGGTCGAACAAGTCCTCATGCGAACTCAACACAGATCCGAGTCTCTAAACGATGCCGTACTGTCGTCTGCTGTTTCTCCCGGCGGCGCTGCCGGATTTAAGGAGACGTCGGCGATGCAGAAAAGGATTCAGAGGCTGAGTCGGAACGTGTCGGAGGCGATTGCGTCGCTGAAGAACTCGTTGAATTTGGATTCCCCGGGGCCGTCGGGTCGGGTTGAGAATTGCAGGAAGAATGTGTGGGCCGGAGTTGTGAGGAACTTGACTCAGCTTTATCCTGGTAGTCAGCTGCCCGAGAAACTAGTTTCGAATATTCGAAAGCATTACGATTCTTTGCCTCTTAG TTATGCGCAAGCtggatttgaaatgaaggatgtGTTTTTGCATATTAAGTTGATAGAGCAGGCATCTGTGCAAGATCATCCAGCAATTCTGATACAAGAGGTGTCTGATGATGAAGTTCAAGGGTCTGTGTTCAAGCTTGTATTTGCTTGTACTTCTTCGCTTTCGTGGCCGACTATGTCTGGTGCTTTGGATAATGCTTCGATTTGTTGTAAGAAGATACAGATCTTTGAGAAGAAGGGTTTTACTTTAGGGATAGTTCTTGTGTTGGTGCAGTCTGGTCAGGAAAAGTTGTTTAAGAATCGGATTGATAGTGCGTTGAAACTGGGATTAAAGAAGCCGAAGAATAGTGGGATGAAGCTTCCATTTGGGTTATGTGGGTGTCAAGAAGAGAGTACTAGGGGAAGAGAGCTTGGAGTTGGAGAGGTTGACGAGGATTCTGGGGAAAGTAGGAATGGGAGTGAGAATTCAAACTCAAGGGTGCAGCTTCAATTGCCTTTGTCAAATTCGGCTTTTGTGGTTTCAGTTGACGAGTGGCAAACTGTGGAATCTGGAGGGGATGAAATTGGTAGATGGTTGCTGAACCCTGATAATCTTGAGTTTATGGATCAGATTGGATCCAGCACATACAAGGGACTTTACAAGGGTAAAAAGGTTGGAATTGAGAAGCTTAAAGGGTGTGATAAGGGAAATTCGTACGAGTTTGAAATTAGAAAGGATCTTTTAGAGTTAATGACATGTGGGCATAAGAATATCTTGCAATTCTGTGGAGTATGCATTGATGATAATCATGGGTTATGCGTTGTGACCAAATTGATGGAAGGTGGATCAGTTCACGATCTTATGCTTAGGAATAAAAAACTTCAGAATAAAGAAATTGTTAGGATCGCTGCTGATGTAGCGGAAGGAATCAAGTTCATGAATGATCATGGTGTTGCATACAGAGATCTGAACACACATAGGATTCTGTTGGATCGACATGGAAATGCTTGCTTGGGAGATATGGGAGTAGTGGCGGCTTGTAAAAGTGTTACTGAAGCCATGGAGTATGAAACTGATGGTTACAGGTGGCTAGCCCCTGAG ATCATTGCAGGTGACCCAGAAAGTGTAACAGAAACATGGATGAGTAATGTATATAGCTATGGGATGATAGTATGGGAGATGGTGACTGGTGAGGTTGCTTATTCTGCATATTCGCCCGTGCAGGCTGCTGTTGAGATAGCTGCTTGTGGACTTAGACCTGACATCCCAAAAGACTGCCCACAACTCCTGAGAGCGCTGATGTCGAAATGTTGGAACAACTGTCCTTCAAAACGTCCTCATTTTTCAGATATTCTATCAATATTGACACGCCCCGTAAACAATGGGAACAACACTAATAGGTAA
- the LOC108210199 gene encoding uncharacterized protein At5g39865, which yields MWRFREKIIPNSNKSLNKSLSQSYSFKDVESLSDNDRQSAPSKTAAVFHRIRRSSAAFRAFSSTTRPPDPIRTPQPEPIQTPQPDPIQPPEPEPIQPPQLYPKSSLSGAEDRVVVYLTSLRVVRPTFEACKTVQSILTGFRVNVDERDLSMDASFSSELQRIFGVSEETQVALPRVFIGGKYIGGAEELRQLNETGELKKMIAELPEADAGVCEECGGFKFVVCEECNGSHKCYREKNDGFRTCNVCNESGLIRCNSCSYGPIF from the coding sequence ATGTGGCGCTTCCGCGAGAAAATAATCCCTAATAGCAACAAATCGCTGAACAAATCGTTGTCTCAAAGCTATTCATTTAAAGACGTCGAGTCTCTCTCCGACAATGACCGCCAATCGGCTCCGTCGAAGACTGCCGCGGTTTTCCACCGTATTCGCCGCTCCTCGGCCGCTTTCCGCGCCTTTTCGTCCACGACCCGACCTCCCGACCCGATCCGAACTCCCCAGCCCGAACCGATCCAAACGCCACAGCCCGACCCAATCCAACCTCCCGAGCCTGAACCGATCCAACCTCCCCAACTTTACCCGAAAAGTTCGCTCAGCGGCGCCGAGGACCGCGTTGTTGTTTATTTGACCTCATTGCGAGTCGTCCGGCCGACTTTCGAGGCGTGCAAGACCGTGCAATCGATTCTAACCGGTTTTCGAGTGAATGTCGACGAGCGGGATCTCTCGATGGACGCTTCTTTCAGTTCTGAGCTGCAGAGAATCTTCGGCGTGAGTGAGGAGACGCAAGTGGCATTGCCTAGGGTTTTTATCGGGGGAAAGTACATTGGTGGTGCGGAGGAGTTGAGGCAATTGAATGAGACCGGagagttgaagaaaatgattgCGGAATTGCCAGAGGCGGATGCTGGCGTTTGTGAGGAATGCGGTGGATTTAAATTCGTTGTGTGCGAGGAATGTAATGGAAGCCATAAATGTTACAGGGAGAAGAACGATGGATTTAGGACGTGTAATGTGTGCAATGAGAGCGGTTTGATCAGGTGCAATTCTTGTTCTTATGGACCGATCTTTTAG
- the LOC108209462 gene encoding ubiquitin-activating enzyme E1 1 yields the protein MLPKKRSVEGVAGGGDSVNTSSDSGKVVKKQKTGCLFSSSNENTKVGNMGGSVSGVGGVGSSVEKRSMALDDGNQQEIDEDLHSRQLAVYGRETMRRLFASNVLVSGMQGLGAEIAKNLILAGVKSVTLHDEGNVELWDMSCNFNFTENDIGKNRALASVQKLQELNNAVVVTTLTKKLTKEQLSDFQAVVFTDIDLETAIEFSDYCHNHQPSIAFIKTEVRGLFGNVFCDFGPEFTVVDVDGEEPHTGIIASISNDASALVSCVDDERLEFQDGDLVVFSEVRGMTELNDGKPRKIINARPYSFNLEEDTSEYGQYERGGIVTQVKQPKVLNFKPLKEALEDPGEYLLSDFSKFDRPPLLHLAFQALDKYVSELGRFPVAGSEEDAQKLISIVSALNESLGERKVDNISPKLLRQFSFGARAVLSPMAAMFGGIVGQEVMKACSGKFHPLFQFFYFDSVESLPTESLENRDFEPLNSRYDAQISVFGAKLQKKLEDAQVFVVGSGALGCEFLKNLALMGVSCGNQGKLTVTDDDVIEKSNLSRQFLFRDWNIGQAKSTVAATAAALINPALHIEALQNRVGPETENVFDDTYWENLSVVVNALDNVNARLYVDQRCLYFQKPLLESGTLGAKCNTQMVIPHLTENYGASRDPPEKQAPMCTVHSFPHNIDHCLTWARSEFEGLLEKTPAEVNAYLSNTSEYTSAIVNAGDAQARDKLERVLECLDKDRCDAFQDCITWARLRFEDYFSNRVKQLIFTFPEDASTSTGAPFWSAPKRFPRPLQFTTSDPSHLHFIMAASILRAETFGIPIPDWATHPKALAEAVDRVMVPEFQPKKGVKIETDEKATNLSASSIDDSAVINELITKLEQCRKNLLPGFKMKPIQFEKDDDTNYHMDMIAALANMRARNYSIPEVDKLKAKFIAGRIIPAIATSTAMATGLVCLELYKVLNGGHKVEDYRNTFANLALPLFSIAEPVPPKVFVHRDMKWTVWDRWIVEGNPTLRELLKWLSDKGLNAYSISCGSCLLYNSMFPRHKDRMDKKVVDLARDVAKLELPPYRRHFDVVVACEDDDDNDIDIPQISIYFR from the exons ATGCTTCCTAAAAAGAGATCTGTTGAAGGAGTAGCTGGAGGCGGTGATAGCGTAAATACGAGTAGTGATTCTGGTAAAGTAGTTAAGAAGCAGAAGACAGGGTGTTTGTTTAGTTCGAGTAACGAAAATACGAAGGTTGGGAATATGGGAGGTAGTGTAAGCGGAGTAGGCGGAGTAGGTAGCAGTGTTGAGAAGCGGAGTATGGCGTTGGATGATGGAAATCAGCAGGAGATTGATGAGGACCTGCATAGTAGACAGCTTGCGGTTTATGGCCGAGAGACGATGAGGCGGCTTTTTGCGTCGAATGTGCTTGTTTCTGGAATGCAAGGTCTTGGTGCTGAAATAG CAAAGAATCTGATACTAGCTGGTGTCAAGTCCGTGACGTTGCATGATGAAGGAAATGTTGAATTATGGGATATGTCCTGCAACTTTAATTTTACAGAGAATGACATTGGTAAGAACAGAGCACTCGCTTCTGTTCAGAAGCTGCAGGAGCTTAACAATGCTGTTGTTGTTACCAccttaacaaaaaaattgaccaAGGAGCAATTATCTGATTTTCAG GCTGTGGTTTTTACGGATATAGACTTGGAGACTGCAATTGAATTTAGTGATTACTGCCATAATCATCAACCATCTATTGCATTCATAAAGACTGAAGTGAGAGGTCTATTTGGTAATGTGTTCTGTGATTTTGGCCCAGAGTTCACTGTGGTTGATGTTGATGGCGAGGAACCTCACACAGGCATCATTGCATCAATCAGTAATGATGCATCTGCACTTGTATCATGTGTTGACGATGAAAGGCTCGAATTCCAGGATGGTGATCTTGTTGTGTTTTCAGAGGTTCGTGGTATGACAGAACTGAATGATGGGAAGCCAAGAAAGATAATTAATGCAAGACCCTATTCCTTTAACCTTGAAGAGGACACATCAGAGTATGGGCAGTATGAGAGAGGAGGTATTGTCACTCAGGTGAAGCAGCCCAAGGTTTTGAATTTTAAGCCATTAAAAGAAGCACTTGAAGACCCAGGCGAATATCTGCTCAGTGATTTCTCCAAATTTGACCGGCCACCACTCCTGCACTTGGCTTTTCAAGCACTTGACAAGTACGTATCTGAATTAGGACGCTTCCCAGTTGCTGGTTCTGAAGAAGATGCACAGAAGCTCATATCCATTGTCAGTGCCCTGAATGAGAGCTTAGGAGAAAGGAAAGTAGATAATATTAGCCCAAAACTTCTAAGGCAATTTTCCTTTGGTGCTCGTGCAGTGCTGAGTCCAATGGCAGCTATGTTTGGTGGAATTGTTGGTCAGGAGGTTATGAAGGCATGTTCAGGAAAGTTTCATCCACTTTTCCAG TTCTTCTACTTTGACTCCGTTGAGTCGCTTCCCACTGAATCATTGGAAAATAGGGACTTTGAACCGCTGAACAGCCGTTATGATGCACAGATATCAGTGTTTGGGGCTAAACTTCAAAAGAAACTTGAAGATGCTCAGGTTTTTGTTGTTGGTTCTGGTGCACTGGGTTGCGAATTCCTCAAAAATTTGGCTTTGATGGGAGTTTCATGCGGCAACCAGGGGAAACTAACTGTCACTGATGATGATGTGATTGAGAAGAGTAACCTGAGCAGGCAGTTTCTCTTTCGTGATTGGAACATTGGGCAGGCAAAATCAACAGTTGCTGCTACTGCTGCTGCATTAATAAATCCGGCTCTACATATTGAAGCATTGCAGAATCGTGTGGGCCCCGAGACTGAGAATGTTTTTGATGATACCTACTGGGAGAATCTAAGTGTAGTTGTGAATGCCCTGGACAATGTCAATGCTAGGCTGTATGTTGATCAGAGATGCTTGTATTTTCAAAAGCCACTTTTAGAGTCTGGAACTCTGGGGGCCAAATGCAACACACAGATGGTCATCCCTCATCTGACAGAGAATTACGGTGCCTCAAGGGATCCACCAGAGAAACAGGCACCAATGTGTACTGTGCACTCATTTCCGCACAACATTGACCATTGCTTGACATGGGCGAGGTCAGAGTTCGAGGGCTTGCTAGAGAAAACACCTGCTGAAGTGAATGCTTATCTTTCTAATACAAGTGAATATACTTCTGCAATAGTAAACGCTGGCGATGCTCAGGCTAGGGACAAACTGGAAAGGGTTCTCGAGTGCCTCGATAAGGATAGATGTGATGCATTTCAAGACTGCATTACATGGGCTCGTTTAAG GTTTGAAGATTATTTCTCCAACCGTGTGAAGCAGTTGATTTTTACTTTCCCGGAAGATGCCTCAACAAGTACTGGAGCCCCATTTTGGTCTGCACCTAAACGCTTTCCCCGACCACTGCAGTTCACTACTTCTGATCCAAGTCACTTGCATTTTATCATGGCTGCTTCCATTTTACGTGCCGAGACATTTGGCATTCCTATCCCTGACTGGGCCACACACCCTAAGGCTCTGGCAGAAGCTGTTGATAGAGTAATGGTTCCCGAATTTCAACCGAAGAAAGGTGTCAAAATTGAGACTGATGAGAAAGCCACAAACCTCTCTGCATCTTCAATAGATGACAGTGCGGTTATCAATGAACTAATCACGAAACTGGAGCAGTGTCGGAAGAATCTGTTGCCTGGGTTTAAGATGAAACCGATTCAGTTTGAAAAG GATGATGATACAAATTACCACATGGATATGATAGCTGCACTGGCCAACATGAGGGCGAGAAATTATAGTATCCCTGAAGTTGACAAGCTGAAAGCAAAATTTATTGCCGGCAGAATTATCCCTGCAATTGCAACCTCCACTGCGATGGCTACCGGTCTTGTTTGCCTTGAGCTCTACAAGGTTCTAAATGGAGGGCATAAAGTGGAAGACTACCGCAACACATTTGCAAACCTGGCTCTACCTTTGTTTTCAATCGCTGAGCCAGTCCCTCCCAAAGTCTTCGTTCACCGGGATATGAAATGGACTGTATGGGACAGATGGATTGTCGAAGGAAATCCAACATTGAGGGAGCTCCTTAAATGGCTATCAGATAAGGGCCTAAACGCCTATAGCATTTCGTGTGGAAGTTGCCTTCTTTATAATAGCATGTTCCCTCGTCACAAAGACCGAATGGATAAAAAGGTTGTGGATTTGGCAAGGGACGTGGCAAAGTTGGAGCTTCCGCCTTACCGTCGACATTTTGATGTTGTAGTGGCCTGTGAGGATGACGATGACAATGATATTGATATTCCTCAGATATCCATTTACTTCCGCTAG